A genomic segment from Chlorogloeopsis sp. ULAP01 encodes:
- a CDS encoding endonuclease MutS2 — protein sequence MIQAETLELLEWHRLCQHLSTFAATKLGAVIARDLRIPDSQDESEYLLAQTKEVYELESRLTTGLIFEGIQDIGDFLARAELQGVLAGEELLAIATTLAGARNLRRIIDNQPDVPILSELVADLRTYPELEQEIHRCIDERGQVTDRASQKLADIRTEVRKIRNQITQKLQNILQAKAGAVQEQIITQRGDRYVIPVKAPQKDAIPGIVHDTSTSGATLYIEPNSIVPLGNQLRQLVKREQAEEEAIRRVLTEQVAAVKLDLERLLAIVTSLDLATAKARYSLWLQANPPHFINREANESITLRQLRHPLLVWQQQHEQGQAVIPVDLLIQPQIRVVTITGPNTGGKTVTLKTLGLAALMAKVGLFVPAREPVELPWFDQILADIGDEQSLQQSLSTFSGHIRRISRILDALGTGDTESEENISPSPPLPLPPSSLVLLDEVGAGTDPAEGSALAIALLRYLSEHAQLTMATTHFGELKALKYQDERFENASVEFDEATLSPTYRLLWGIPGRSNALAIARRLGLKPEVVEAAKSNLGGATDEVNQVIAGLEAQRRHQETKAAQAQDLLQQAERLYKQVTEKATALQERERDLRASQEIAVQQAIAQAKNEIAKVIRRLQQGTPTAQDAQQATNALNQITEKFIPQPPPKPKQGYVPKVGDRIRIPKLGQTAEVLTAPDEDGELTVRFGIMKMTVKLEDVESLDGKKAEPVIKEHKSKGESRVVETPAPATAPAIRTSQNTVDLRGRRVPDAEMILDKAISEATGPIWIIHGHGTGKLRQGVHAFLKQHPRVSRYEAAEQSDGGTGVTVAYVE from the coding sequence TTGATTCAAGCTGAAACTTTAGAACTACTTGAATGGCATCGTCTGTGCCAGCACCTATCTACGTTTGCAGCCACAAAACTGGGGGCAGTCATCGCACGTGACTTAAGAATTCCCGATTCTCAGGATGAAAGTGAATATTTACTAGCGCAAACTAAAGAAGTTTACGAACTAGAAAGCCGCCTCACTACCGGTTTAATATTTGAGGGAATTCAAGATATTGGCGATTTTTTAGCAAGAGCGGAATTGCAAGGAGTTTTAGCAGGTGAGGAACTGCTTGCGATCGCTACTACCCTGGCTGGAGCACGAAACTTACGCCGAATTATCGACAATCAGCCAGATGTACCAATTCTGTCGGAATTAGTAGCTGATTTACGAACGTATCCAGAACTTGAGCAAGAAATTCACCGTTGTATAGATGAACGCGGACAAGTAACCGATCGCGCTAGCCAAAAACTGGCTGATATTCGCACAGAAGTACGGAAAATACGCAATCAAATTACACAAAAATTACAAAATATTTTACAAGCAAAAGCTGGCGCAGTTCAAGAACAGATTATTACTCAAAGGGGTGATCGCTATGTGATCCCTGTCAAAGCGCCCCAAAAAGACGCAATTCCCGGTATTGTCCACGATACCTCTACTAGTGGCGCAACATTATACATAGAACCGAATTCCATCGTGCCACTTGGTAACCAACTGCGACAGTTGGTAAAAAGAGAACAAGCAGAAGAAGAAGCTATTCGTCGTGTTTTAACCGAGCAGGTAGCAGCGGTAAAACTCGATTTGGAAAGATTGTTAGCCATTGTTACCAGTTTAGATTTAGCAACTGCCAAAGCTCGTTATAGTTTGTGGTTACAAGCCAATCCTCCTCACTTTATTAACCGAGAAGCGAATGAAAGTATCACCTTAAGACAACTGCGTCATCCGCTGCTAGTATGGCAACAGCAGCACGAACAAGGACAAGCAGTCATTCCCGTAGATTTACTAATTCAGCCACAGATTCGGGTAGTAACAATTACCGGGCCAAATACAGGTGGTAAAACAGTAACTCTCAAAACCTTGGGTTTGGCAGCATTAATGGCAAAGGTGGGCTTGTTTGTTCCTGCCCGCGAACCTGTAGAATTACCTTGGTTTGACCAGATATTAGCAGATATTGGAGACGAACAATCATTACAGCAGAGTTTATCTACTTTTTCTGGACATATTCGCCGGATTAGTCGGATTTTGGATGCATTAGGGACAGGAGACACGGAGAGTGAAGAAAATATCTCCCCCTCCCCCCCTCTCCCCCTCCCCCCCTCCTCTTTAGTGCTCCTTGATGAAGTAGGCGCTGGTACAGATCCTGCCGAAGGTAGTGCTTTAGCGATCGCCCTGCTGCGCTATTTATCAGAACACGCTCAACTGACGATGGCAACTACTCACTTCGGTGAATTAAAGGCACTGAAATATCAAGATGAGCGGTTTGAAAATGCCTCTGTCGAATTTGATGAAGCTACTCTTTCGCCTACTTATCGTTTACTCTGGGGAATACCTGGACGTTCTAACGCCCTAGCAATTGCTCGTCGCTTGGGTTTAAAACCAGAAGTTGTAGAAGCGGCAAAAAGCAACTTGGGAGGAGCAACAGACGAAGTCAACCAGGTAATTGCTGGGTTGGAAGCACAACGTCGCCACCAAGAAACTAAAGCAGCACAAGCACAAGATTTATTGCAGCAAGCTGAACGTTTATACAAACAAGTCACCGAAAAAGCCACAGCATTACAAGAAAGAGAACGCGATTTACGTGCTTCCCAAGAGATCGCAGTACAGCAAGCGATCGCCCAAGCTAAAAATGAAATTGCCAAAGTAATTCGTCGCTTGCAGCAAGGTACGCCAACCGCCCAAGATGCCCAGCAAGCAACAAATGCTTTAAATCAAATAACTGAAAAATTTATACCCCAGCCTCCACCAAAACCCAAACAAGGGTATGTTCCGAAAGTTGGCGATCGCATTCGCATTCCTAAATTAGGACAAACAGCAGAAGTCTTAACTGCACCTGATGAAGATGGTGAATTAACTGTCCGCTTTGGAATTATGAAGATGACAGTGAAGTTGGAAGACGTGGAATCTCTGGATGGTAAAAAAGCTGAACCAGTAATTAAGGAGCACAAGAGCAAAGGAGAATCCAGAGTCGTTGAAACTCCAGCACCAGCAACTGCTCCAGCAATTCGCACATCTCAAAATACAGTAGACTTGCGCGGGCGCAGGGTGCCAGATGCAGAAATGATTTTAGACAAAGCAATTTCAGAAGCAACAGGGCCAATATGGATTATTCACGGACACGGCACTGGTAAACTACGGCAAGGTGTTCACGCATTTTTAAAGCAACATCCCAGAGTTAGCCGTTATGAAGCGGCTGAACAATCCGATGGTGGCACTGGCGTTACTGTTGCTTATGTAGAGTGA